In a single window of the Coffea eugenioides isolate CCC68of chromosome 3, Ceug_1.0, whole genome shotgun sequence genome:
- the LOC113765437 gene encoding crocetin glucosyltransferase, chloroplastic-like translates to MPQQRHILLVSYPVQGHINPSLQFAKRLLRMGIQVTFATSVFALGRMTKSSGSIPKGLSFASFSDGYDDGFQPKGVGHSEHMSGMEKHGSNALKNVINTSANQGCPVTCLVCTFLLPCPWATTVARQCHIPSALLWIQPATVMDIFYYYFHGYEDDVKNNSSDPTWSIQFPGLPSMKAKDLPSFILPSSDAINSSILSAFKRQLETLDEEEKPKVLVNTFDALEPQALKAIESYNLIAIGPLTPSAFLDGKDPSETSFSGDLFQKSKDYKEWLNSRPAASVVYVSFGSLLRLPKKQIEEIASGLLKSGRPFLWVIRAKEDGEEEKEEDSLSCMEELEEKGMIVPWCSQIEVLTHPSLGCFLTHCGWNSTLESLVCGVPVIAFPHWVDQGTNAKLIEDVWETGVKVVPNEDGTVDGDEINRCIETVMDDEEKGIELRRNAMKWKELAREVTQEGGSSDKNLKAFVEEAGKGY, encoded by the coding sequence ATGCCGCAACAAAGACATATTCTCCTTGTAAGTTATCCGGTCCAAGGCCACATTAATCCATCCTTGCAATTTGCCAAAAGACTCCTAAGAATGGGCATACAAGTGACCTTTGCCACCAGCGTTTTTGCCCTCGGCCGTATGACGAAATCCTCCGGCAGCATCCCAAAAGGCCTAAGTTTTGCAAGCTTTTCAGACGGTTATGACGACGGATTCCAGCCAAAGGGTGTAGGTCACAGTGAACACATGTCCGGGATGGAGAAACATGGATCAAATGCCCTCAAAAATGTCATCAACACTAGTGCTAACCAAGGCTGCCCAGTAACGTGCCTTGTCTGCACCTTTTTACTTCCCTGTCCTTGGGCCACGACGGTGGCGCGTCAGTGTCACATCCCATCTGCCCTTCTCTGGATTCAACCGGCCACCGTTATGGACATATTCTATTATTACTTCCATGGCTATGAAGATGACGTGAAGAATAACAGCAGTGACCCCACTTGGTCAATTCAGTTTCCAGGCCTGCCATCGATGAAAGCCAAGGACCTTCCGTCCTTTATACTACCTTCTAGCGATGCTATAAACAGCTCCATTCTTTCAGCTTTCAAGAGGCAACTTGAAACACTGGATGAAGAAGAAAAGCCAAAAGTACTTGTCAACACGTTTGATGCACTGGAACCTCAAGCTCTCAAAGCTATTGAGAGCTATAATTTGATTGCTATTGGACCCTTGACTCCCTCGGCATTCTTGGATGGGAAAGATCCATCAGAAACTTCCTTCAGCGGTGatcttttccaaaaatcaaaagattacAAAGAATGGTTGAATTCAAGGCCTGCTGCCTCAGTTGTTTATGTATCATTTGGCAGTTTACTGAGGCTGCCTAAGAAACAAATAGAGGAGATTGCGAGCGGCTTGTTGAAGAGTGGAAGGCCATTTTTGTGGGTGATAAGAGCGAAGGAAGAtggagaagaagagaaagaagaagataGCTTGAGTTGCATGGAGGAATTGGAAGAGAAAGGGATGATAGTGCCATGGTGTTCTCAAATTGAGGTGCTAACACATCCTTCATTGGGATGTTTCCTCACGCATTGTGGATGGAATTCGACGTTGGAGAGTCTAGTTTGTGGCGTGCCGGTGATCGCATTTCCTCATTGGGTCGATCAAGGAACGAACGCAAAGTTGATAGAAGATGTTTGGGAAACAGGAGTGAAGGTTGTACCTAATGAAGATGGCACAGTTGACGGTGATGAGATCAACAGATGTATAGAGACGGTGATGGATGATGAGGAGAAAGGGATTGAATTGAGGAGGAATGCTATGAAATGGAAAGAATTGGCTAGGGAGGTAACGCAAGAAGGTGGATCTTCAGACAAGAATCTAAAAGCATTTGTTGAAGAGGCCGGAAAAGGTTACTGA